In Streptomyces sp. ML-6, the genomic stretch TCGGGCGGCCGGCTCCGGCCGGACGCCCGCCGGAAGGACGGACCCGCGCGCGGGACACCGGGCGCCGCTCCTGGAGGGGCGCCCGGTGCAGGCCGCGGGGGGCCGGGAATAAATCTCAGCGGCATGCCGCTGAGATCACGACAACATCCGTTCGATTTTTGCCCCAAAGGGGTGAGGTCGGTGCGGGGAGGTAGACTTAGCCGTGTCTGGCCGGACGCATGCCCGCGCTTGCCCTGAGCGAACCTGTGTGGGATGCCGGGAGCGGGCGGCCAAGAGCGAACTGCTGCGCATCGTCGCGGAAGGGAACGCCTGCGTTCCCGATCCTCGCGGTACGCTGCCCGGCCGGGGTGCCTATGTACACCCCGTCCCCGCATGTCTGGACCTGGCGGTTCGCCGCCGGGCATTCCCCCGGGCCTTCAAGGCCAAGGGGCCGTTCGACCCCGCCGCGCTGCAGCGGTTCGTCGAGCGGGTGACACCGTAAGAAATGAACGGCACGGGACCCCGTGCGGTCAGGTACCTCGCGAGTTGGAAGTAGGTCGAGATTGCGATGAGCACTCGATGAGTACGCGATGAGTACGCCCATGAAGTAGCGACGGTCCGGCGGTAACCCGGACCTAAAAGGAGCGAAGTGGCTAAGGTCCGGGTATACGAACTCGCCAAGGAGTTCGGCGTCGAGAGCAAGGTCGTCATGGCCAAGCTCCAAGAACTCGGTGAATTCGTCCGTTCGGCGTCCTCGACGATCGAGGCGCCGGTTGTACGCAAGTTGACTGACGCACTGCAGGGGCCCGGCGGCAACGCCGGCAAGCCCGCTGCCAAGCCTGGCGCGCCCCGCAAGGCGACGCCCGCGAAGCCCACGGCGCCCTCCCCGGCCGCCGCGGCACGTCCCGCTGCCCCGAAGCCCGGCGCCCCGGCCCCCAAGCCGGCCCCCGCCGCCCCGGCGAGCAGCACCCCGCAACGCCTTCGGCGCCGGCCCCGGGCCCGCGTCCGGGTCCGCGGCCCGCGCCCAAGCCCGCTCCGGTGACCCCGGTCCCCGCCGCCGAGTTCTCGGCGCCGGCCCCGGCCCCGCAGCAGGCCCCGCGTCCCACCGGCGCCACCCCCGGCCCCCGTCCCGCCCGCCCGGCTCCGTCCGGCGGCCAGCGTGACGGCGGTCAGCGCGACGGCGGCCGCGGTGGCGACCGTCCCGCGCGTCCCGCGGGTCAGGGCGCGCCGCGCCCCGGTGCCCGTCCGTCCGGCCCCCGGCCGGGCAACAACCCCTTCACCTCCGGCGGCTCGACGGGCATGGCCCGTCCGCAGGCGCCGCGTCCCGGCGGCGCCCCGCGTCCCGGTGGCGGTCAGGAGCGTCCGGGTGCCCCGCGTCCGCAGGGTGGTCCCGGTGGCGCGCCGCGTCCGCAGGGCCAGGGCGGTCCCCGTCCGACCCCCGGCGGCATGCCGCGTCCGCAGGCTCCCCGTCCGGGCGGTGCCCCCGGTGGCAACCGTCCGAACCCGGGCATGATGCCGCAGCGTCCCGCCGCGGGCCCGCGTCCCGGTGGCGGCCCCGGCGGCCGTGGTCCCGGCGGCGGCGGTCGTCCGGGCGGCGCGGGTCGTCCCGGCGGCGGCTTCGCGGGTCGTCCGGCCGGTCCCGGCGGCGGTGGTGGCGGCTTCGCCGGCCGTCCCGGTGGCGGTGGCGGCGGTGCGGGTCGTCCCGGTGGCGGCGGCGGTGGCTTCGGCGGCCGTCCCGGCTTCGGTGGCCGTCCCGGCGGTCCCGGCGGCCGTGGTGGCACGCAGGGCGCGTTCGGCCGTCCCGGCGGTCCGGCCCGTCGTGGCCGCAAGTCGAAGCGGCAGAGGCGCCAGGAGTACGAGGCCATGCAGGCCCCGTCGGTGGGCGGCGTCATGCTGCCTCGCGGCAACGGACAGTCCGTCCGTCTGTCGCGCGGTGCCTCCCTCACCGACTTCGCGGAGAAGATCAACGCCAACCCGGCGTCGCTCGTCGCCGTGATGATGAACCTCGGCGAGATGGTCACGGCGACGCAGTCCGTCTCCGACGACACGCTCAAGCTGCTCGCCGAGGAGATGAACTACGTTCTCGAGATCGTCAGCCCGGAGGAGGAGGACCGCGAGCTGCTCGAGTCCTTCGACATCGAGTTCGGCGAGGACGAGGGCGGCGAAGAGGCGCTCATCCCGCGTCCGCCGGTCGTGACCGTCATGGGTCACGTCGACCACGGAAAGACCCGACTGCTGGACGCGATCCGCAAGACGAACGTCATTGCGGGCGAGGCCGGCGGCATCACGCAGCACATCGGTGCGTACCAGGTCTCCGCCGAGGTCAACGGCGAGGACCGGAAGATCACCTTCATCGACACCCCGGGTCACGAGGCGTTCACCGCCATGCGTGCCCGTGGTGCGAAGTCCACCGACATCGCGATCCTCGTGGTGGCGGCGAACGACGGTGTGATGCCCCAGACGATCGAGGCGCTGAACCACGCCAAGGCGGCCGACGTGCCGATCGTGGTCGCGGTCAACAAGATCGACGTCGAGGGCGCCGACCCGACCAAGGTGCGCGGTCAGCTCACCGAGTTCGGTCTGGTGGCCGAGGAGTACGGCGGCGACACGATGTTCGTCGACATCTCCGCCAAGCAGGGTCTGCACATCGACCAGCTGCTGGAGGCCGTCGTCCTCACCGCCGACGCCTCGCTCGACCTGCGGGCCAACCCGGAGCAGGACGCGCAGGGCATCGCGATCGAGTCCCACCTCGACCGCGGCCGCGGCGCCGTCTCGACCGTCCTGGTCCAGCGCGGCACGCTGCGCATCGGTGACACGATGGTGGTCGGCGACGCGTACGGCCGGGTCCGGGCGATGCTCGACGACAACGGCAACAACGTCGAGGAAGCGGGTCCCTCGACCCCCGTCCTCGTGCTGGGTCTCACCAACGTCCCGGGCGCCGGCGACAACTTCCTGGTGGTCGACGAGGACCGTACGGCCCGTCAGATCGCCGAGAAGCGTGCCGCCCGCGAGCGCAACGCCAACTTCGCCCGCAAGGGCGTCCGGTTCTCCCTGGAGAACCTGGACGAGGCGCTCAAGGCCGGTCTGGTCCAGGAACTCAACCTCATCATCAAGGGCGACGCGTCCGGTTCGGTGGAGGCCCTCGAGTCCTCCCTGCTCCAGCTCGACGTCGGCGACGAGGTCGACATCCGGGTCCTGCACCGCGGTGTGGGTGCGGTCACCGAGTCGGACATCGACCTGGCGACCGGCTCCGACGCCATCGTCATCGGCTTCAACGTCCGCGCTGCCGGGCGTGCCCAGCAGATGGCGGAGCGCGAGGGCGTCGACGTCCGCTACTACTCGGTGATCTACCAGGCCATCGAGGAGATCGAGGCGGCCCTCAAGGGCATGCTCAAGCCGGAGTACGAAGAGGTCGAGCTCGGCACGGCGGAGATCCGCGAGATCTTCCGCTCGTCCAAGCTGGGCAACATCGCCGGTGTGCTGGTCCGCTCCGGCGAGGTCAAGCGCAACACCAAGGCGCGCCTGCTGCGCGATGGCAAGGTCATCGCGGAGAACCTCAACATCTCCGGTCTGCGCCGCTTCAAGGACGACGTCACCGAGATCCGCGAAGGCTTCGAGGGTGGTATCAACCTCGGAAACTTCAACGACATCAAGATCGACGACGTCATCGCGACGTACGAGATGCGCGAGAAGCCGCGAGGCTGATCCGCGGGGAATCCGGGGGAACACCCCCGGACCCCTCCTTCACAGTCGGGGCCGGTCGACGGGGCGTAATTTCCGTCGATCGGCCCCGGCCGTTCCGTGTACGGTTCTCGTGTTCCTGCCAAGCGCTGGCAGGACACGAACCCGAACCGGCGGGACATCCGGACATTCATGTATGTGGGGACACTGTCCTTCGATCTGCTTCTCGGCGACGTACGGTCGTTGAAGGAGAAGCGCTCCGTCGTCCGTCCGATAGTCGCCGAACTCCAACGAAAATTCGCGGTGAGCGCGGCGGAGACCGGCGGTCAGGATCTCCATCGCAGGGCCGAGATCGGCCTTGCCGTGGTCTCCGGGGACACCGGACACCTCACAGATGTTCTGGACCGGTGCGAGCGGCTGGTGGCCGCCCGGCCGGAAGTGGAACTGCTGTCCGTACGACGGCGGGTCCACAGCGACGAAGACGATTGAGCAAGAGGGAGACGGACCAGTGGCCGACAACGCGCGGGCTAAGAAGCTGGCGGACCTCATCCAGGAGGTGGTCGCCCAGAAACTTCAGCGCGGTATCAAGGACCCGCGCCTGGGTACGCACGTGACCATCACGGACGTCCGGGTCACCGGCGACCTGCGGGAGGCCACGGTCTTCTACACGGTCTACGGCGACGACGAGGAGCGGGCGAGCGCCGCGGCCGGTCTGCAGAGCGCCAAGGGCATCCTGCGGTCGGCGGTCGGTGCGGCGGCGGGGACGAAGTTCACCCCGACCCTCGCCTTCGTGGCGGACGCGCTTCCGGAGAACGCGCGGGCGATCGAGGACCTCCTCGACCGCGCGCGGGCCTCGGACGCCAAGGTGCGCGAGGCGTCCTCGGGCGCCACGTACGCCGGTGACGCGGACCCGTACCGCAAGCCGGAGGACGAGAACGACGAGGACACCGCCTCCGAATGACATCGCAGAACACGCCGGACGGCCTTGTCATCGTCGACAAGCCGTCCGGCTTCACTTCGCACGACGTCGTCGCCAAGATGCGCGGCATCGCCCGGACCCGCCGGGTCGGACACGCCGGCACGCTGGACCCGATGGCGACCGGCGTGCTCGTGCTCGGCGTCCAGAAGGCCACCAAGCTTCTCGGTCACCTCGCGCTGACCGAGAAGGAGTACCTCGGCACGATCAGGCTCGGCCAGAACACCATCACGGACGACGCGGAGGGCGAGATCACCTCGTCCACCGACGCGTCCGGGGTGACCCGGGAGGGCATCGACGCGGGTGTCGCGGCCCTGACCGGCGCGATCATGCAGGTGCCGTCCAAGGTCAGCGCCATCAAGATCGACGGCAAGCGGTCCTACGCACGGGTGCGGGGCGGCGAGGAGTTCGAGATCCCGGCCCGCCCGGTGACGATCTCGTCCTTCAACGTCTACGACGTCCGCCACGAGGTCGCCGAGGACGGGACGCCGGTCGTGGACCTGGTCGTCTCGGTCGTCTGCTCCTCGGGCACGTACATCCGCGCCATCGCCCGGGACCTCGGTGCCGGGCTCGGCGTCGGCGGGCACCTGACCGCGCTGCGGCGCACCCGGGTCGGACCGTACGGCCTCGACGCGGCGCGGACGCTCGACCAGCACCAGGAGGAGCTGACCGTGATGCCGGTGGCCGAGGCCGCCGCAGCCGCGTTCCCCCGCTGGGACGTGGACGAGAAGCGTGCCAGGCTGCTGCTGAACGGCGTACGGCTGGACATGCCGGCCTTCCCGTCGGAACCGGTCGGGGTCTTCGGACCCGACGGACGGTTCCTGGTTCTCGTCGAGGAGCAGAAGGGCAAGGCCAAGAGCCTCGCGGTCTTCGCCTGAGCGGCTGCCGGGGCCCGGCAGCCGGACTTCCGGGGGCCGTCCCTCCGGCCGCCGTCCGGCAGGCTCCGGACGGCGGCCCGGTGCCGTCACCGGGACGGACTCGACGTGGAGCGGGCGGGACAACCCCGCCCGCTCCACGGTTCCCCGCGATTGCTGTCCACCGGACGCCCATAATTCACCCCAACGAGCAGGCGCTCGGAGTGAAACGGGGGTGCATCAGGGGGCGCTTTTGCTCCAAGTGGTACACGTGCTGATCATCGGTCCTAACGTTCCGACCATGGGAAGCGGGGACCGGGCAGCGCTGGTACGTATCTGCGATCAGGCCGGTCGGCCGCGGGGGACCGGATTCGTCGCGGACGACCGGGGCACGGTACTGACCAGCCACGAGGCGATCGACGGCCTCGACGGACCGGTCCTGCACGGAGCGGACGGCCACAGTCGCACCCTCGGGGCCGACGACATCACCGCGCTGCCCGAACTCGGGCTCGCCCTGCTGCGCACCCCGGGCCCCGGGGCGCTGGGCGTGGAACCGGTGCCGATCACCCTGCGGGAACGGATCGACGCCGGGACGTACGTGACGATCGCCGCCCACGGCTGGCGCGAGGCCCGGGTGCTCGGCACCACCTCCGTGACCTACACCGCGCGCGGCCGTTGCCACCGGATCGGCGCGGCGCTGGAGCTGGCGCTCGGCACCAACGGCAGGGACGCGCTGCAACTGCGCGGCGCGGCCGTGGGCGGACCCGTCCTCGATCCGGAGAGCGGCGCGGTCATCGCCGTACTGGGCACCGCGCTGCGGGCGGAGCACCCCGCGGGCGGCCTCGCCGTACCGCTGCGGGACACGGGCACCGAGGGCCCGCTCGACGTACTGCTGCGACGCAACGCGACGAGCGTCCCCGGTTACGGACACGACCTGAACCTCGCGGGCGCCCTGCACCTGACGGCGACCTCGCTCGGTTCGGCGGGCGGTCCGGGCGACGGGCCCGACCCGGTCGAGCGCCCGGACGTCAGCGCGGAGTTCATGGCCTTCGCGGGACCGGCCGGGGCCTCGTCCGCGGCGGGCGGCACCGCGGTCGTCCTCGGCCTGGTCGGGGCCCCGGGCACCGGGCGCACCACCGAACTGACGGCGCTCACCACCCGCCGGGCACGCGGCCCGGTCCCCGCGCCCACCCTCTGGCTGCGCGGCGCCGACCTGCTGGCCGGCGACACCTCGGTCGCCGACGCCGTCACCCGCGCGCTGAGCAGGGCCGGCCGGATCGTCACCGCCGCCGGGGCCCGGGGCGACATGACCACCGCCACTCCCGAACGGGTGGCCCGGCTGGCCCGGGAGTCCGGAATCCCGCTGCTCGTGCTGCTGGACGGCCCCGAGGAGATGCCTCCCGCACTGGCCCACGAGACCGCCCGGTGGACCGCCGCCACCGTCGACTGGCTGCGGACCAACGGCGCACGGCTCGTGATCGCCTGCCGGCCCGAGTACTGGGAGACGGCCGGTGCGCTCTGCCCGCCCGGCGCGCTGCACCGCCCCGCCCGCCCGGCCGGGCGGCTGCCGTCCGCGATCCGGCTGGGCGACCTCACCGCGGACCAGGCCGAACAGGCCCGGCAGCGGTACGCCATCCCGCCCGGTGCGCTCGCCCCCGGGCACGACCGGCACCCGCTCACCCTGCGCCTCCTCGCGGAGGTGCGCGCCGCCATGCCCGGAGAGGTCGCCGGGCAGCCCGACACGGAGGAGGTGTTCGCCGCCCACCTGGACCTGATGTGCCTGCGCGTCGCGGTCCGGGTCGCGGCCGCCTCGGGCCGGGCGCCGGGCGGGGGCGCGGTCCGCAGACTGGCCGCCCGGGTGGCGGGGCAGGTGCACGAGGCGGCACGGCGCTGCCTGGGCCCGGGACAGGGAGAGCTGGACCGGGCGGCGTTCGAGGAGGTCTTCCCCTGGCGCCCCGGCTGGGCGTCGGCCGTCCTCACCGAGGGCCTGCTCGTCCCGGCGGGGGCCGGTTACCGCTTCGCGCACGAGGAGCTGGGGGACTGGGTCCAGGGCGCCCATCTGGACGTGGACGCGGCCCTGCACGCGCTCGTCCACCGATGGCACGCGCGGAAGGAGCCGGACCACGGGGCGCCGCCGGATGGGGCGGGCCCGGGCAGGGGCACGGCACCGGGGGTGGGCGTGACACCCGGGGCGGGTGCGGCACCGGGGGCGGGTGTGGCGCGGGGTGTGGCAGCCGCCCGCCGGGTGCCGCAGCCGAGGCGGCCCGCGGGAAGCGGCCGGAGCCCCGTCGCGGGCCGGCCGGGCGGCGGGAGCGACGGGGCGCCCGCACCGGACGCGGGAACGGTCCCCGGGGAGGGGCCCGGCTCCCCGGGCCCCTCCCCGGGCCCCTCGTCGGGCCCGCGCACCCTGCCCGTACCGCGCCACCGGATCGGTCCGGTGGTCCAGGCACTGCTCCGGCTGGGCCGCCGACAGGGCCCCGTGGCCCTCTCCCACCAGCTGGCCGACCTCATCGAGGCCCTGGACCGGCTGCTGCCCGGACCTGGGGCCCCGGAACGGGCCGACACCGACACCACCGCCAGCACCACCCCCACCACCTCCTCCGGCGGGGACCGGGACACCCCGTGCCGCGACGCCCGGTGGTGGGCCGTCCACCTGCTCTCCGAGACCCTGATCCAGGTGCCCGACGCCCGGCCGTACCTCGGGGTGCTGCGGCTCCTCGCCGGCCGGGTCGTGCGCGGTGCCGCGCGGGGCGGACCGACGGGCCCCGGCACGTACGCCGAGTTCGGCCCGTGGTTCTGGCAGCGGCTGACGCTGCCCGAGGCGGACCGGATCGACCTGTTCCGGCGCCTGGTCCCCGCCGACGGGCCGCCCTGCGGTGATGGCGAGCGGTTCCTGGACGCCGTGGCCCGGCGGCTCGCCGCCCGGCCCCGGACCGTGCAGCCCCTGCTCTGCGGCTGGCTCACCGACGAGCGTCCGCTCCCTGCCGGTGACGGTGACGGGGACGCGCTGCGGCCGACCGTGGCCACCGCCGCGCAGGCGCTGCTCCACACCCACCGGGGCCTGGCCGTCGACGACCTGACCGACGCGCTCGTCGCGGCCCACCACCCCCGGGCCGGGGAACTGCTCACCGCGCTGGCCGAGGACGAGCCCGCCGCCCTGTGCCGGGCCGTGCACCGCTGGGCCCACGACGGGGACCGGCCCGCCCGCCGCACCGCCGCCGCCACGTACGCGGCGGTCGCCGCGCCCCACGCCGTCCTCGACACCGACCGCGAG encodes the following:
- a CDS encoding DUF503 domain-containing protein, whose amino-acid sequence is MYVGTLSFDLLLGDVRSLKEKRSVVRPIVAELQRKFAVSAAETGGQDLHRRAEIGLAVVSGDTGHLTDVLDRCERLVAARPEVELLSVRRRVHSDEDD
- a CDS encoding YlxR family protein; this encodes MSGRTHARACPERTCVGCRERAAKSELLRIVAEGNACVPDPRGTLPGRGAYVHPVPACLDLAVRRRAFPRAFKAKGPFDPAALQRFVERVTP
- the truB gene encoding tRNA pseudouridine(55) synthase TruB, with translation MTSQNTPDGLVIVDKPSGFTSHDVVAKMRGIARTRRVGHAGTLDPMATGVLVLGVQKATKLLGHLALTEKEYLGTIRLGQNTITDDAEGEITSSTDASGVTREGIDAGVAALTGAIMQVPSKVSAIKIDGKRSYARVRGGEEFEIPARPVTISSFNVYDVRHEVAEDGTPVVDLVVSVVCSSGTYIRAIARDLGAGLGVGGHLTALRRTRVGPYGLDAARTLDQHQEELTVMPVAEAAAAAFPRWDVDEKRARLLLNGVRLDMPAFPSEPVGVFGPDGRFLVLVEEQKGKAKSLAVFA
- a CDS encoding serine protease, yielding MGSGDRAALVRICDQAGRPRGTGFVADDRGTVLTSHEAIDGLDGPVLHGADGHSRTLGADDITALPELGLALLRTPGPGALGVEPVPITLRERIDAGTYVTIAAHGWREARVLGTTSVTYTARGRCHRIGAALELALGTNGRDALQLRGAAVGGPVLDPESGAVIAVLGTALRAEHPAGGLAVPLRDTGTEGPLDVLLRRNATSVPGYGHDLNLAGALHLTATSLGSAGGPGDGPDPVERPDVSAEFMAFAGPAGASSAAGGTAVVLGLVGAPGTGRTTELTALTTRRARGPVPAPTLWLRGADLLAGDTSVADAVTRALSRAGRIVTAAGARGDMTTATPERVARLARESGIPLLVLLDGPEEMPPALAHETARWTAATVDWLRTNGARLVIACRPEYWETAGALCPPGALHRPARPAGRLPSAIRLGDLTADQAEQARQRYAIPPGALAPGHDRHPLTLRLLAEVRAAMPGEVAGQPDTEEVFAAHLDLMCLRVAVRVAAASGRAPGGGAVRRLAARVAGQVHEAARRCLGPGQGELDRAAFEEVFPWRPGWASAVLTEGLLVPAGAGYRFAHEELGDWVQGAHLDVDAALHALVHRWHARKEPDHGAPPDGAGPGRGTAPGVGVTPGAGAAPGAGVARGVAAARRVPQPRRPAGSGRSPVAGRPGGGSDGAPAPDAGTVPGEGPGSPGPSPGPSSGPRTLPVPRHRIGPVVQALLRLGRRQGPVALSHQLADLIEALDRLLPGPGAPERADTDTTASTTPTTSSGGDRDTPCRDARWWAVHLLSETLIQVPDARPYLGVLRLLAGRVVRGAARGGPTGPGTYAEFGPWFWQRLTLPEADRIDLFRRLVPADGPPCGDGERFLDAVARRLAARPRTVQPLLCGWLTDERPLPAGDGDGDALRPTVATAAQALLHTHRGLAVDDLTDALVAAHHPRAGELLTALAEDEPAALCRAVHRWAHDGDRPARRTAAATYAAVAAPHAVLDTDRELLRGAARALLARPGDAALHGAALALLVRDPQSRDGCLPQALRAFVEGEPRLSPDVLAAALPSHPEPVLAAFRERLTRPDEGAGEVLCALAAIDAPALALHTAGLVRAYVESHPDDTAHAASYIHRRLEHGPAARALLLPLVTGLLRDRPVPPPVRGSLAAVFAAPGSPASAQLRGELLEVLLDFEQDTRQDPDVLAALLRAAGTGSGGRAPARTRALVHRTGTLLLRTPGGADRFDRLLVELARDVPGFAALVTGWLTEAPQEWTPLIGPDARRTVRELGGPKAMPMQAAGREHGSLRPA
- the rbfA gene encoding 30S ribosome-binding factor RbfA — encoded protein: MADNARAKKLADLIQEVVAQKLQRGIKDPRLGTHVTITDVRVTGDLREATVFYTVYGDDEERASAAAGLQSAKGILRSAVGAAAGTKFTPTLAFVADALPENARAIEDLLDRARASDAKVREASSGATYAGDADPYRKPEDENDEDTASE